The Calditrichota bacterium sequence CGAAGGCGTTGAAGGAGGCTTTCCCCGACTTGCAGGTCGGCGGACCTGCGGTGATGCAGACCGGGTTCATGACTGCGCAGGGCAAGGAGTGGGTAAGGAGTTTCTTGAGTTACCTCAAGCAGAACAACGTGCAGCTGGACTTTTTTTCGTGGCATCTCTATTCCAACGAGCCGAACGATTGGATCACCGGTGCGCGGTTCTACCGCAGCGAGCTGGACGCTGCCGGATTTTCATCAGCCACGATGCATGTTACCGAGTGGAACACCGATATCAGGTTCGTTGACGAAAAAAGCGCCGAGGCCTTTGCTTTGCGCACCGGTGGCAAGGGCGCAGCCATCTTGACGGCTGCATGGATCGCCATGCAGCAGGAAGGGATCTCTGTGGCGACTTTCTATCGTGGCCCAGACCCAGCGATGGACGCACCCACCTTCTACGGCATGTTCTACGCCGACGGGAGACCCAAATTGGTCGCGAGAGCCTTCTCTCTGTGGGCAGCGTTGACCAACTACCCGCGGCGGCTGGCGATCACCGCTACGCCCGCCACGTCAATGTGGATGTTCGCCGGGCAAAATGAGGCAGGGGAGAGGGCACTCCTGATTGCGAATCCCACCGGCGAGGCGGTGTCCTATGCGATCAGCGGCGTCGATGCCGGGCACTTGAGTCTCCGCCAAGTGGACGACACGAGCGCCGATGTTCAACAGCCCACGGTGCGAGACACGGTGCTAAGCATTCCCGGTTACGCCGTGCAGCTGGTGAGGATGGAAAAGTAGGTGCCTATCCGGGCCGGCGAGCAGGTCAGCAGTTTAGGTGAAAGGGCCGCGTGAGAGCCGGGACGCGGCATTGGCATGCGCGAGCTTCCGTTGCACGCGACGTGCCCAGGTCGGAGCGTGCTTCCTCAACACGAGGGCAAAAGGCGCTTGATTTCCTTGCCTGCAGGTGGTATATTTAGAGCACCTTGGTTAGTCTTCGGGCCTTCCCTCGCGCCCATAGCTCAGCTGGATAGAGCAACGGACTTCTAATCCGTAGGTCGTGCGTTCGAATCGCACTGGGCGCGCACTTTTTCCCGCCCTCATTTCTCCTTTATGCCGTGCAAGAATTCTCTTGACAATTTGCCCGCGATGTTGTAGATTTTGCCAGGTTTGTTGCCATTAGCAACTATTGCCCTTAGCAGGAAACGCGGCTATGGAAAAGCGACTGTTTGAACTCATCATGGCGGTGAGCGCAAAGTGTTGGGCCACTGAGCAAAAGATCATGGACCAGCTTGCGCTGTCGCCGGCCGAGTTCAACGCGCTGCTCATCATGGAGGAAGGCGAGGCGCTCCCAGCGTGCGAGCTTTCGGCGAAGATGGGGCTTTCGCCGTCGCGGGGGAGCCGCGTGATCGACCGTTTGGCCAAGCAGGGGTACGTCTCGGTCACCCCTGCAGCCGAGGATCGCCGCCGCGTCAATGTTACGCTCACCAACCAAGGAAAGGAGATGCAACACCGCATCGGGGAACTGATGACCGAATGCGAGGAGCGATTGCTTGCCGCGCTCTCGCCGCAAGCACAGAAAAAGGTGCGCGAAGCGCTCACCCTGCTCGTTGACGTGATGTAACAGGAACCTAACCCACGCACGGAGAGATCCCATGGCGCGTCTGGATAGGAGCTATTTCAAGGCGTTTGGCAACCGCGTGACCTTCGACGAAGTCGAGCGGATGCTCTATGGGCACGACATCGCCGCCATGCCCCCGCTGGTGAGGCCGTTTGTAGGGAGTACTGTCCCGGACCTGGTCGTTCAGCCGAAGGACGAGGACGAGCTCATTGAGCTGGTCAAATGGGCGTACCAGCGGCGCATCCCAATCACGCCGCGCGGCAAAGCCTCCTCTGGCTACGGTGGGGTGATCCCTGTCAAGAAAGGGATGGTCATCGACTTCTACCACATGAAGGACGTGCTCGCGATAGATCCGCAGGCGGAGACGGTGACCGTGCAACCCGGCATCACCTGGGAGGCACTGGACCGCACGCTTAAGAAGCACGGGCTCACCTTGCGCCTCTATCCTACCAGTTACCCTTCTTCCAGCGTTGGGGGATGGTTAGCCCAAGGGGGCGCCGGCATAGGAAGCTATGAATACGGATATTTCCGAGATAATGTCGTCTCCGCCCGTGTGGTGTTGCCCTCTGGGGAGACGCGTGACTTGAGCGGCAGCGACCTCGATCTGGTTGCCGACATGGAAGGCACGACCGGGATCATCAGCCAGGTGACGCTGCGGGTGAAGCCTGACGAAGAGCTCGACGTCGTGGCCGTTGCCTGTCCTGATGCGCACGATCTGCAGCGTTTCGCCCAGTCAGTGATTGACGCCGGCCTGCCCATTTGGGCGATGATGTTCATCAATCCACGCATGGCCGAGATGAAGAATCGTGCGCCTCTGATGGAGCACTATGGCCATCCCGTCGAAGAGCGGGTGATCCTGCCTGCGGCTTACATCACCACCCTTGCTTTTCGCAAAGAGCATAGCCAGCAGGTCCGAGAAAAGTTAGCACAACTGCTGAAGCCTTGTCAGGGCGAGGTGCTCAGCGAGCGCATCGCGCAGCACGAGTGGGAGCATCGCTTCAAGCTGATGATCGTCAAGCGCCTTGGTCCTTCCCTGGTCCCTGCGGAGGTCATCGTTCCCCTGCACAGCCTCGGGGCAGTGATGACCGAAATAGAGAACAAGGTTCACCAGCCGGTGGTCAAAGAGGGCGTGGTGATCAGGCAGGGGGTAGGAGGCACTCCCGAGGTAGTCATCCTCGGCTTCATCCCCAGCGATCAGCGACGTCTCAGCTACAACTTTGTCTTCGGGCTGGTGATGACCATCATGAACATCGCCGGCAAGCACGGCGGGCGCCCCTATGCCACGGGCCTCTACTTCGCGAGCCGCGGCCGCGAAATCCTTGGCAAAGAACGCCTGGAGCGAGCACGGCGCTTCAAGCGACAGATCGACCCGAAAGGGATCCTCAATCCGCGGAAGGTCTTCAGCAACGGCTCGTTCGGCGCCTTGATGCGCTTGGCAAGCTGGTTTGAGCCCGTGATTAGGCCTTTTGGCAACACAGTGATCACCCAAGTGGGAGAGCGCCCCAGTGGCGAGGTGCGCGGCATACCGGCTGACGTGGCCTGGTATGCCTACGGTTGCTCCCAGTGCGGCTACTGCATCGACGAGTGCGATCAGTTCTACAGCCGCGGCTGGGAAAGCCAAAGCCCGCGCGGCAAGTGGTACTGGCTGCGGCAGTTCATGGAAGGCAAGGTCAATTGGGACCAGAAAATGGTGGACACCTTCCTTGTTTGCACGACCTGTGAGCTGTGCAATCTCCGCTGCTCGGCAGCGCTGCCCATCGAGCCGGCCTGGATGAAGCTCCGCGGCAAGTTGATCACTGACGACCGCCGCATGACCTTCCCGCCTTTTGAGATGATGGCCGCTGCCCTGCGCGGCCAAGGGAACATTTGGGCGGGGTACCGCAAGAACCGGGCTGCCTGGTTCCCGGAGGACCTGAGGCAGAAGCACGGCCCCCAGCACAAGAGCAAGACCGTCTACTTCGCGGGCTGCACCGCCAGCTACGTGGAGCACGATATCGGCATGGCCTCCGTCCGACTGTTGGACGCTGCCGGCGTCGACTTCACCTACCTTGGCGAGAAGGAGAACTGCTGCGGCACCCCGATGCTGGTGGCCGGCAAATGGGAGCTTTTTGCCGAGGTGATGCAGCGGAACATCGAGGCGGTGAAGAGCGCCGGCGCCGACACGGTAGTGACTTCGTGCCCTGCCTGCGACATGATGTGGCGGCAAGTCTATCCCACGTGGGCCAATAAACTGGGCATCAACTACGATATCGCGACCCGCCATTATTCGGAGATCATCGCCGAAAAGCTGGCAAGTGGCGAATTCTCTTTCCCCCGCGGCAAGGCGACGGCAAAGAAGGTGACCTGGCACGACTCCTGCCATATCGGCCGTGTCTCTGGGGTGTACGAGGAGCCACGTCAGCTCATTAGAGCGCTGCCTGGGGCGGAGCTGGTGGAGATGGAGCACAACCGAGCCGAAGCGCACTGCTGTGGGAGCGTGCTGACGCTGATCAAAGAACCACCGGTTGCGGCGGAGATTGGGAGGGTGCGACTCGAGGAGGCAATGGAGGCCGGCGCAGAAACGGTGCTCAGCCTCTGCCCTTGCTGCGAGTTTCAACTGCGGGTGACGGCCAGCAAGAAGCAGCTGCCCTTGGAGGTTGTCGACCTCGCTCGCTTCGCTGCAGCCAAGCTCGGCTACGAGTTCCCAGACCCGAATCCCGAAGTGCAGGCGCAGTGGGCCGTGTTCGAGGCGATGATCGCCCTGATGACGCCGCAAGGTTTCGCCGAACTAATGGGCACCATGTGGCCGGAGCTGATAGACGCCATGCCATTAGGCATGGGATCCATGATGCGCGTCATGGGCAAGTTGCCCGGGGCTCTGACCCTCATGAAGCCTCTGTTCCCGGTGCTGTTCCCGAAGTTGTTGCCCATTATGATGCCCAAGGTGATGCCGGTCATGCTTGCACGCGTGGCCGAGCGCATCCCAATGCCCGACTACATGCGCGAGCAAATGCCGGAACTGATGCCCCAGGTGATGCAGAACCTCATGCCACACATGATTGGCGATGTGGTGCCGCTGGTGACACAGCCGATGATCGACTATTTGCGCGGCAAGACAAAGGCGGCTGTCGCCGTATAGGTCGAGCTCTTTTTGCTTGCTTTTCTCGGGAAAGTTGCTATTTTTTCCACACACCAGTGCCTTAACAAGGGTGTTGCGGTGCGCGTCCCGAGACTGCGGCAGGTGAAGATGGCCGCGCAGGCTCCAGAGCGAGTGGTCATGGTTAGCAAGACTGAATTCTGTGGTCCCAACGCATGATAGGCAGACACGGGAAGAGCATGAGAGGCGGTTTTCGCTTTCCAAAGTTGGAAGGGGAACCTCCAGCCGGCGTGGAGGAGGTTGCCCTTTCCGGCCCTCTGTGGGTACCATTGCGGCAGGGCTTCGGCGGGACTTGTGCGGCGGTCGTCAAAGCTGGTGACCGCGTGGTGCGAGGCCAAGTGCTCGGTAGGGCCGAAGGCGAGTTCGCCTGTCCCGTGCATGCACCCGCCAGCGGGAGTGTTGCCCAAATCGGCTCGGTCAAGATCGGCGACGACGAGGTACCGGCGATCTGCATCGAACCTGACGGGAGGAATGAGGAAGAGCGTCTGCCTGGGGCAACCGCAAGCTTTGAACAGCTCCCCGCTGAGGAGGTGCAGAGGCTTTTGCATGAGGCAGGGGTCGGGTCCCTGTTTTTCGAGGGCTTGCCAGCGCCTGCTGCACCCTGTCTCTTGCCTGCAGAACAGGTCAAGTTCGTTGCCATCGCGGCCTTGGCTACCGAGCCATTTCTGCCCAAGCTGCGGAGCCTGCTCGACGGGCGACTGGACGACTTTGTTATTGGCCTGCGCGTGCTGCACCAAGCATTCCCCGAGGCCAAGATAGCTGTGGGCCACAGCCGTGCGGACAGTGACCTCCTTGCCGAGGTCCACCGCCGAGGCGGCGCGCCTCCTTGGCTTACCATTCGACCCCTTGTGGCAAAGTACCCACAGGAGCACCCGGCCCTTCTGGTAACCACACTGCTTGCGCATAAGAAAGTCATCACCTCGCCGGCAGCGGTAGGTGCCGTGGTCAGTGATGCGCAGGCGGTGCTCCATGCCAAAGAGGCCGTCGTCGATGGGCGCCCGATCACGGAGCGCCTCATTGCGCTGGGGGGAAATGGCTTCAGCCGCGGGGGGTATGCGAAGGTGCGTGTTGGGACTGGCGTGCGTGCATTGGTAAGCAACCGCCTGACTGACCAGGCCGAGCCGTATCTGGTGCTCGGCGGCCTTTTCACCGGGTTCCGCGTCACCGACCTGGAAGTTCCTGTGACGCGCACCACCGCTGCGCTTGCCTGCCTGCCGCTCCCCACTAAGGCGGAGTTACTCGGTTCCTTCCGTCCGGGTGCAAGAAACGTCTCAGCGAGCAACGCCTTTCTCGCCGCAGTGCTCCCGTTCGGCTCCCGCCGTCTGGTGGCCAGCCTGCATGGGGAAAGGCGCCCTTGTGTGCAGTGCAACTACTGCGAAGATGTGTGCCCAGTGGAGATCATCCCCCACTTGCTCAGCAAGCAGGTAACGCACGGCCTGGTGGACGAGAGCGAGCGCTTTGGCATCCTCTCGTGCATCGAGTGCGGGCTCTGTTCCTACGTATGCCCATCGAAGATCGATTTGCTGGCCGATATTCGCCTTGGAAAACGGACGCTGATGCAAGAGAAGGAAAAGTATGCGGAGACTGCTTGAGCGTCTTTTCCAGAGTGCCCACGGTCTTGTAAACAAGCACAAAGCCTTGTCCCCTTTGGGCACTGCCTTGCAGGCCCTGGATGCCTTCTTCTTCCTGAAACCAGAGCTCCCGGCGGCGCCCCCGTTTGTGCGCGACCCCTTGGACTTGAAACGCTTCATGATCATGGTCGTTTTGGCACTGATGCCCGCTACCGTGGCTTCCATCTATTTCTTTGGCTGGCGCAGCGTGGCCGTCATCGCGGTATCCTATGTTTTCGGCGTGGGTACCGAGTGGCTCTTTGCCTACGCGCGCAAGGAGGAGATCCACGAAGGGGCGTTCGTCACCTGTCTCATTTTTCCGCTGATTCTGCCCCCCACAATTCCTCTCTGGACGGTTGCTGTCGGCATCGTTTTCGCCACAGTCTTTGCCAAGGAAGCCTTTGGCGGCACCGGGCGCAACATCTTCAACGTAGCGATGATTGGTCGCCTCTTCTTGGCCGTGGCCTTCCCCGCGACGATGACGACTCGCTGGCAGGAGCCGTTTACCTCTGGGCTTGGTGGATTTGCCAGATGGAGCGCCGACGTGGTCACCGGCGCCACGCCGCTCATCTCGTACAAGGCTACGCACTCCTTGACCGGGCTAAGGGATCTATTTGTGGGCACGGTGGCCGGTTCACTTGGCGAGACCTCTGCGCTCCTGATCCTCTTGGGGGGAGCGTTCCTTGTCGCCACGAAGGTGGCCAACTGGCGCTTGCCGGTAGGTTACTTGGGGGCAATGGCGCTCTTTTCGGCAATTGGCTCCTCGCTGTGGCCTGAAAAGTTCGCGCCGCCGCTCTTCCAACTGCTGGCTGGTGGCGCCATGTTTGGGGCAATGTTCATGCTCACCGACCCGGTCACCTGTTGTTTCACCAAGGTGGGCAAGTGGATCTACGCCGTAGCTGCTGGCATCATCACCGTGCTCATCCGCAGTTTGTCCGGCTACGTGGAGGGCGTGATGTTTGCGATCATTTTTATGAACACGTTTGCTCCCCTGATCGACCATCTCATTCTCATGGCAAAGTATCGGGAGGCGGCGTCGGAATGAAGGACAGAGTGCGGATGGTCGTGGTGTTGGTGGTCAGCGCAGCAATTTCGGCGACACTGTTGGGCTGGGTGTATAACTACACCAAACCGACTGTTCAGATCAACCAGGAGAAAAAGCTCAAACGGATGGTGCTCGACGCCTTTTCGATCCCGTACGATGAGGCGAATTTGCTGGAGGTT is a genomic window containing:
- a CDS encoding MarR family transcriptional regulator, with product MEKRLFELIMAVSAKCWATEQKIMDQLALSPAEFNALLIMEEGEALPACELSAKMGLSPSRGSRVIDRLAKQGYVSVTPAAEDRRRVNVTLTNQGKEMQHRIGELMTECEERLLAALSPQAQKKVREALTLLVDVM
- a CDS encoding RnfABCDGE type electron transport complex subunit D: MRRLLERLFQSAHGLVNKHKALSPLGTALQALDAFFFLKPELPAAPPFVRDPLDLKRFMIMVVLALMPATVASIYFFGWRSVAVIAVSYVFGVGTEWLFAYARKEEIHEGAFVTCLIFPLILPPTIPLWTVAVGIVFATVFAKEAFGGTGRNIFNVAMIGRLFLAVAFPATMTTRWQEPFTSGLGGFARWSADVVTGATPLISYKATHSLTGLRDLFVGTVAGSLGETSALLILLGGAFLVATKVANWRLPVGYLGAMALFSAIGSSLWPEKFAPPLFQLLAGGAMFGAMFMLTDPVTCCFTKVGKWIYAVAAGIITVLIRSLSGYVEGVMFAIIFMNTFAPLIDHLILMAKYREAASE
- a CDS encoding FAD-binding oxidoreductase, translated to MARLDRSYFKAFGNRVTFDEVERMLYGHDIAAMPPLVRPFVGSTVPDLVVQPKDEDELIELVKWAYQRRIPITPRGKASSGYGGVIPVKKGMVIDFYHMKDVLAIDPQAETVTVQPGITWEALDRTLKKHGLTLRLYPTSYPSSSVGGWLAQGGAGIGSYEYGYFRDNVVSARVVLPSGETRDLSGSDLDLVADMEGTTGIISQVTLRVKPDEELDVVAVACPDAHDLQRFAQSVIDAGLPIWAMMFINPRMAEMKNRAPLMEHYGHPVEERVILPAAYITTLAFRKEHSQQVREKLAQLLKPCQGEVLSERIAQHEWEHRFKLMIVKRLGPSLVPAEVIVPLHSLGAVMTEIENKVHQPVVKEGVVIRQGVGGTPEVVILGFIPSDQRRLSYNFVFGLVMTIMNIAGKHGGRPYATGLYFASRGREILGKERLERARRFKRQIDPKGILNPRKVFSNGSFGALMRLASWFEPVIRPFGNTVITQVGERPSGEVRGIPADVAWYAYGCSQCGYCIDECDQFYSRGWESQSPRGKWYWLRQFMEGKVNWDQKMVDTFLVCTTCELCNLRCSAALPIEPAWMKLRGKLITDDRRMTFPPFEMMAAALRGQGNIWAGYRKNRAAWFPEDLRQKHGPQHKSKTVYFAGCTASYVEHDIGMASVRLLDAAGVDFTYLGEKENCCGTPMLVAGKWELFAEVMQRNIEAVKSAGADTVVTSCPACDMMWRQVYPTWANKLGINYDIATRHYSEIIAEKLASGEFSFPRGKATAKKVTWHDSCHIGRVSGVYEEPRQLIRALPGAELVEMEHNRAEAHCCGSVLTLIKEPPVAAEIGRVRLEEAMEAGAETVLSLCPCCEFQLRVTASKKQLPLEVVDLARFAAAKLGYEFPDPNPEVQAQWAVFEAMIALMTPQGFAELMGTMWPELIDAMPLGMGSMMRVMGKLPGALTLMKPLFPVLFPKLLPIMMPKVMPVMLARVAERIPMPDYMREQMPELMPQVMQNLMPHMIGDVVPLVTQPMIDYLRGKTKAAVAV
- a CDS encoding 4Fe-4S dicluster domain-containing protein; translated protein: MRGGFRFPKLEGEPPAGVEEVALSGPLWVPLRQGFGGTCAAVVKAGDRVVRGQVLGRAEGEFACPVHAPASGSVAQIGSVKIGDDEVPAICIEPDGRNEEERLPGATASFEQLPAEEVQRLLHEAGVGSLFFEGLPAPAAPCLLPAEQVKFVAIAALATEPFLPKLRSLLDGRLDDFVIGLRVLHQAFPEAKIAVGHSRADSDLLAEVHRRGGAPPWLTIRPLVAKYPQEHPALLVTTLLAHKKVITSPAAVGAVVSDAQAVLHAKEAVVDGRPITERLIALGGNGFSRGGYAKVRVGTGVRALVSNRLTDQAEPYLVLGGLFTGFRVTDLEVPVTRTTAALACLPLPTKAELLGSFRPGARNVSASNAFLAAVLPFGSRRLVASLHGERRPCVQCNYCEDVCPVEIIPHLLSKQVTHGLVDESERFGILSCIECGLCSYVCPSKIDLLADIRLGKRTLMQEKEKYAETA